Part of the Ziziphus jujuba cultivar Dongzao chromosome 8, ASM3175591v1 genome is shown below.
CACTCAACCAATAAGTaaaagccattttttttttttttccagcaaaagAAAAGCTTctaaacagagaaaaaaaagaaaaaaaaaatttcggttatAAAGCTCATACCGATACTTTGCGTACGTATAGCACCGCAAATAATTGTAGGACCGTCTTGGGGATTGGGTAGTAGATAATCTGCACATTTTCGAGCGAAACCCAATAGAGGTATCGACCCAATTCCTTATGATTGTAGCGGAAGGCCATTGGTAAGTATTCGGGCGTTCTTTGTGACCATGCATTCCGCTATGCTTCGTGTTGCATTAGATATAATAGCTACAGCAAGAGCTGTAAAACCATCATCATCAGTTATTTCTAAGTCTTTTGGGAACATAGCCTGCACTAGTAGCTTCACAATGCTCATATGCCCAGCCATGGCTGCCACATGAAGAGCAGTCCTCCGTGAAAATGTAATTCTTGCTCTAGCTACTCCAGGGTTCGTTTCAATTATCTGCTTTGTTGCGTTGTAATCACCATCCTGTACAGCATTATATAAAGGCTCGAGTTGACGTACCCAATCAGTCGAAATTGCATTCTCTGCTCAGAGAATAAAACAaggtttacttttttaattaatgggAGGTGAGacaataattaattagcttGTTAACCAAATTCTAAAATCAGTTATGCACGATTGAAATTtggaattctttttttcttctttttttgatattaaAGATAGAGGATTCAATCTCGAATCATCTTCCAAGAAAATAATGCAGCCACTACTATTCCCCATAGGTTATCTAATAAAATCTGGACCTTAGATGTGCCCTAACTACTTAACAGAAATTGAGCACCAAGATTCATGAACAAGTGGTCATAAATGCATATTACCTTATCTTGTGCTAAGTAAAATTACAGACCATAATAAATGTTTACATAAGTAAGCTCACCATAATCAGGTAAATGTACAATTCCTtatcatttcacaaaatatatttaccaattgatacatattaaaatgttattaattggtatattcatataatttaaatataaaaaaataaatttttaaatagataaataatttttttaaaataatcaattaaatactaaaatatcatttgttaaattaatttgataaatgttttggtaaatttaacaatattaattccatattaCCAAACCTATAGTACcaaataacacacacacacacacacacacatatatatatatatatataaatatcatagtTTTATTAATAAACAGTACAAGTACCATTTgattgttataattttattattttaaaaattaatataacttaaatgtacataaataaaattttaaaaaaataaataaaattaaatataaaccaattaaataataatatatcattttatcactTACCTTGTAAAATAGTATATTTGGCTCCGTAGCCTTAATGTTCATTAATTTTGTTTccatttaaacatatatttatctatatatgttGTCTATTTCGGTGTataatttactaatttttaccaaatttcaaataaaacaaaaaccaatttaACATAACCTCTGGTATTTAACCATAGGTCCCGAGTTTGGTTTCGTCTCCCTAATTTAGATATGGCAATGGGCCAGGGTAACCTTCATCTTTGTGGCGATTGAATGCCTCATTCCCATCCcaattgttgtggttctctgaccactttagagaagaaatatgagaaaaaaaataaaaagaattctattactctcttggaaataaaatacaaaaatacaaaaacttctctcttggattctcacgtggaatctctctctacactctccaattctctctggaattgctcactcttctctcaagctctctctggaacttattgagcttgctctcttggcttgtatTTTGCATggaacgggaaggagcctatttataggcttacaaggccacaatcttcaacggcttagcccacaattgttgattggtgcagcaatggtgtcaacaatggtggctgtcaaagatggtggctgtggttggtgtggctgtggttggtgcggctggacttcacaattctccccctccagccgcatttaaaaactgatggtcatctgccatctattccagctatgtctctgcatagcttcagcttctcttgagcaacaacttttgttagcatatctgctggattctcttttgtgtggatcttcatcagtttcagcaactgttgatctattacttcgcgtatccaatgatagcggatgtcaatgtgctttgtacgggaatgatacattgagtttttgctcaaatccatggcactttggttatcacaatgtatcttgtagtcttcttgtttgatgcccaattctgtgagaaaacgctttaaccacaacatttccttacccgcttccgctgcggcaatgtactctgcttcagtagtggataaagcaacacacttctgcaatcttgactgccatgacacagctccccctgcaaaagtgtagagataacctgatgtagactttctattatcagggtctccggccatatctgcatctgtatagccttctaagattggatcacctcccccgtagctcaagcacagcttcgatgtacctttaagatacctgagaatccatttgactgcttcccagtgtttctttccaggatttgaaagaaatctgctcacaacacctactgcgtgagcaatgtctggtctggtacacaccattgcatacatcagacttcctaccgctgaagaatatggtactgacgccatctcctctatctcttctttggatgaggggcacaatctcttactcaacttgaaatgatttgcaagtggaatgctgaccggtttggctttatccatgttgaatctctttatcacccgttcaacatacttctcttgagatagccataaccttctattcttcctgtctcggattatttgcattcccaaaatttgttgagctgatcctaagtctttcatatcaaaggacttagacaattctttcttcagctgactaatcttcattgcatcttgtccaacgatcaacatgtcgtccacatatagcaaaagtgcaatgaagtttccacctgaaaatttttgaatataaacacactggtctgctgcagtccttttataaccttgactcaccataaacgagtcaaacttcttgtaccattgtcttggtgcttgcttgaggccatacaagcttttctttagcttgcatacgaggttttctttccctgaaacctcaaatccttctagctgctccatgtagatttcttcatgtaaatcaccgtgaagaaatgctgtcttcacatccatctgttcaagctctaggtttagacttgctactaaaccaaaaatgactcgaattgaagtcatttttaccactggtgaaaaaatctcatcaaagtcaattcatttcttctgaagaaatcatttgaccaccaatcgggctttgtgtttcaccacccttccgctgccatctttcttgagcttgaacacccatttattctttagtgccttctttcctgttggaagctcaaccaactcataagtatgatttttctgcaaggattccatctcatcttgcattgcttgcagccacttttccttctcttgatgagaaacagcttcctggaaactctctggctctccctcttcagtaagcagaatatactcagattctggaaatctctttgatggaattcggcctcgctcagatctctgaacttgtaaaccactggtttcaggaggtgtaccatcatctgaccgctgtgatggccctgcagctgcttgagaggattgagtctctccctgctcaatatccccttcttcctcctggtctgcttctggtatatcttcatgcacctcattatccttcgtggctatttgtgctggtgctggattaggacaaaaattctcggcactagaactacaattaggagacattctgggcttttcaatgtcttccattttctggttttcatggaatactacatccctgcttctaataaccttctttgttttcgggtcccataacctgtatccgaattcttcatctccatatcctataaagatgcatggagtagatcttgcatcgagcttctatCTGacctccttggatacatgtacataagctaaacaaccaaacactcttaaatgagagtaggagggaatcttacccgaccacattttctccggaatttcaaaattcaacggtactgatggtgatctgttgattaaatagcaggcggcacgaacagcttctccccagaatggctttggcagcttagccatactgatcatacttctgaccttttccataatggttcggttcattctttcggctattccattatgttgtggggtgcgagggaccgtcttctcatgtcgaatgtcGTGTCTTCTGCAgcaggcatcgaactccttggaagtatactcgcctccattatctgagcggaggcatttcagcttctttcctatttcacgctctaccatggtatgaaacagtttgaagtaatccaatacctggtcctttgttttcaagaaatatacccacaccttccgagaagcatcatcaatgaaggtcaggaaatacttgttgccacctaatgattccacctccatgggaccacaaacatcagagtgcaccagactaagcaactctgatcttctcgatgcagaggaactgaaagagactctatgttgcttaccaaacaagcagtgattacaaggatctagcgcagcatccttgcaaacagtgataagcttctttcttgccaaagtggacaatcctttttcactcatgtgaccgagtctctggtgccacagattttgagacgcctctccttctgcaatattgaggctgtctgcacatatcttcacatgagtcttgtacaacgttccacaaatatgtcctcgggcgacaactatggcacctttcgtcattttccatgtgcctttgctgaagtagttgtcatagccttgcttgtctaaggctgctcccgaaagtagattaagccgaaggtctggaacatgacggacatccttcaaagtgattgtacaaccaatattcgtttttatctgaatatcaccagttcccataatctttgcgaaactggaatttcccatctttaccgtaccaaagtctcctgctttgtacgttttgaagaaatctctatgtggagtgacatgttaggatgctgcagtatcgactacccactcaacatcttgggttgatatatgaaggcatgtctcttcttcggtggagcagagcgccacttctcctgtacaagtgactagtgtctctccatccttcttcggatgattaccttggagtctctgctctctcaacaactttctgcagttcttcttcatgtgaccctccaggccacaatgatagcacttatacgatgattttctgccgtctgtagatctgcctctactcttgctcctgcctctccccctatctcgaccacctctttgctgtcttcctctctctgtgacgagggcatgtgactgatccatgccaatgtcctttctcctggcctcttcattaaatagggcatccttaaccatagacagagtaagtttgccattcggggccgaattgctgagagagactaccaatgtctcccaactgtctggaagagagcttagaagtaggaggacctgatcctcatcccttagttggtaatccacagcagatagttgatttaccaagctctggaactcactggtatgctcggctacagaagttccactctgtaatgttagatgtaccaatcgcttaagcaacagggctttgttccgagcagtcttggcctggtacatgtcctccaattttgtccagagggcatatgcatccgtttccttcgctacatgatggaagacactgtggtcgatccattgcctgatctgaccaatcgttttcttgtttaatttcttccattctgctactttgctgggatcggggttttctcctttagcttctataggatcaaacagatccttacaattgaggagatcttccatccgaggtctccaaagtgtataatttgtggcagtgagcttaaccatagctcccgaagatgattcttccattgacattatggcttgaccaaaaatggagctgaatttggcaaaacggagttaaccattgcgtccggaacggccgaaaatggtggacttgactcttccggggtcaaaatataattaccagaaattttggggcaaaactgtaatttcacaaaatatctgggtcaacctgcaactacagaaactataggggtcaatctgtaatttccaatagttcagaggctgcaccgtaatttcagaaaactacaggggtcaatctgtaatttccaataattcaggggctgttctgCAAGTTCAGTAAAtataggggtcaatctgtaatttccaatacttcaggggctgttccgtaatttcagaaaatagtgatgacgtggcagatggtgctgacgtgtcaacacgtggcagatgacgtggctgacgacgtatcggctggcgtggcagatgacgtggcaggggtgcgctgacgtggctgctgacgtgtctgctgacgtggtcgtcttcaacctccagacggcgcgtgcggcgcgtgaacagttgcagaaaaacTTCAGTCGGCGCGTGGAAGGCTcgttttctctccggcgaacttgtgttttctcctctcgtcgggtactttcacctggtattgtcaaattaattatttgagcaacttttcaaaacaccaacttgaagaacagtggctctgtttcttcaaattttgaacccaagctctcgacctggagctctgataccacttgttgtggttctctgaccactttagagaagaaatatgagaagaaaaataaaaagaattctattactctcttggaaataaaatacaaaaatacaaaaacttctctcttagattctcacgtggaatctctctctaccctctccaattctctctggaattgctcactcttctctcaagctctctctggaacttattgagcttgctctcttggcttgtatTTTGCATggaacgggaaggagcctatttatacgcttacaaggccacaatcttcaacggcttagcccacaattgttgattagtgcagcaatggtgtcaacaatggtggctgtcaaagatggtggctgtggttggtgtggctgtggttggtgcggctggacttcacaccaATCCCCTTTAGGAGGAGCAGGATATCCTCGttcccattttttttcccttttaaaattttttatttttaataataatatttttttaattatttttcttaaatgtaatttgaaattaaaataccataaatacataaattgcaaatgtaagaaataaaatatcaaaataaaactatataaaaaatttatatatttaaataattgtataaaatatataataaaataggatGGGTTGGGACCAGGGACCTTGTTCTTCGGCCCCGTTCCAGGCAATATATTTTGCCTTGTTTTTGCTTTAAGGGACAAATCGCCCTATTAGAGGCAGGGCATTGCGATTGGATTGGACGGACAATTTTTAAACACATATTAAATGTATTATCATATtatacaagttaaaaaaaaaaaacaaaaaaacaaaaaaacaaaaaatgttattttgtaagaaaaaatatttccaatttttttttccacttttggaacaacataaaaaaaaatgagtataaaaatgacaattttacttttctcttatactcttttaattatttattattttgaatatattaagttattattattttactaataattgtatttttatcatgcatattaaaaataactaatattaatctatattttatatccatatttaataaatttatgatgtattttgaattttttccatgtttttaaataaatcaaattatttaaacacaaacgtataatataaatttttttcctgttccttatttcattaattatgaTCTCCAGtttaaatatatgtgtatatatatatatatatatatatcaaaacataGTGTTATATGGTTTATattaatttggtcaaatttcTAATAAACAAAAGACCAATTTAACCTCCTGGGTTCAATCATGCTTACACAATTTTCGTATCTCCAGCTTACCATATGttgtaaaagataataataaaataaaatttgacagTATAcaagtttttattaaaaaagaaaagaaaaaaaaaccagtaTATACGTTCATATTGATGAaacaacttaaaaataaattaattagttaagaGATAGCCCAAaggtaaagtttattttttttaaaagaataagaataataataataatttttctttttttctttttattatcaataataattattattatttggtcaTAAGATGAGAGAGTAATGTATATACTGACCTTGAATGGCAGCCTGGATCAGAGGTTCAGGTCCAGCCATAACCATTGATTCTGCCAATttatcccaa
Proteins encoded:
- the LOC125421520 gene encoding uncharacterized protein LOC125421520 isoform X1, whose amino-acid sequence is MLTDDQRSMSTKNGAVLSTQIVPEVLINKENYEEWSIRLRTYLMAQDVWDVLEPTPTFVDVWDVAVEMAWKRKNATALHAIHISCGPDAVSLIEHITNAKEAWDKLAESMVMAGPEPLIQAAIQENAISTDWVRQLEPLYNAVQDGDYNATKQIIETNPGVARARITFSRRTALHVAAMAGHMSIVKLLVQAMFPKDLEITDDDGFTALAVAIISNATRSIAECMVTKNARILTNGLPLQS
- the LOC125421520 gene encoding uncharacterized protein LOC125421520 isoform X2: MSTKNGAVLSTQIVPEVLINKENYEEWSIRLRTYLMAQDVWDVLEPTPTFVDVWDVAVEMAWKRKNATALHAIHISCGPDAVSLIEHITNAKEAWDKLAESMVMAGPEPLIQAAIQENAISTDWVRQLEPLYNAVQDGDYNATKQIIETNPGVARARITFSRRTALHVAAMAGHMSIVKLLVQAMFPKDLEITDDDGFTALAVAIISNATRSIAECMVTKNARILTNGLPLQS